The nucleotide sequence TCTTCAGCTGTGGTTGAACCGATCGCAAAGAGCTCCGGCAATCCGTTTCGGGTAAATCCACCGCTGTTCCGGAAGGCCTGTACCGCGCTTGGGCTGTAAAACAGGATTGCTTCAAACGTGTTCAGGTTGTCGGGCAGTTCCATCTCATTGAGATCGGTGGCATACACCACTATATCCCTGACCTGTACGTTTGATTCTTTAAGATACTGCCTGAATTCGTCCCTGCGCCGGTTTCCGCAGAAGTGAAGTACCACGGTATCCGCAGGAACCTCACCGTTGAGAAAGTCATCCGCGAGCAGCTGTGCCAGCCCCACGCCATCCTGCCTCTCCGGAGTCCGGATATCCTTTTTATCCCAGCCTGCTTCAAACAGTGCTTCAGCTGTTTTTCCTCCCACGGCATAGACACGCAGGTTTTCGGGAAGATCCAGCCCGGCCCGGCGGAACCGCTCAAACCCTCTGACGCCGTTGGCACTGGTAAAAGCAATTACCATTTTACCTGCCCGGCGTACTGTATCCTGAACCGACAACCAGTTGTCCCGATAGGTGATCGAGATAGCCGGCATTTCAACAAGGACAAGGCCGATTTTCTTCGCCAGCTCTCGCTGATCATCCGACATCTCACGGGTAACAAGTATGGATTGGGTTGCAGACATTGTTGTTGGTTTGGGTTGAATGACCCCTTTTCTTTTAGAGAGTGACCGGAAGCATCACTTCCTACTGTTGTTTCCTCATATCCTCAACCAGCTTATCCGCTCCCTGTGCAAGCAAATTGCGTGCAGCATGTCGCCCCATCTCTTCCGACTCTTCCACCGGCGCTTTTACTTCAATATCATATTGCAGTGACCCGTCAATTTTCAGCACTACGGCGTGCAGAATAACCTCGTCGCCCTCTATCCACGCAAAAGCACCTACCGGGGCGCTGCAGCCGCCCTCCAATTCGTTCAGAAGTTCACGTTCCAGTCGGGTGCAAAGTTCTGTTTCCTTATGATTCAGAATAGAGGTTATTTCAATCATGCGCTCATCCTCTTCCCTAACCATCACCGCCATGGCTCCCTGTGCGGGCGCGGGGACCATCCAGTCGAGGTACTCGCTGATATGATGGTCGAGGCTGATCCGTTTCAGTCCTGCCGCCGCAAAGATCGCGCCGTGCCATTCATTTTCACGCACTTTCCGGAGGCGCGTATTAACGTTTCCGCGGATATTGGTAATTTCATGGCCCGGATAACGGTGAAGCCATTGAGCCTTCCTGCGGTTGCTGCTCGTGGCGATGATCGCGGAGATGCTGTCATCATTCAAAAAACCCGTTCCCTTCGGAGCCACGAGGCTGTCGCGCGGGTCCTCCCGCTCCATCACGGCGGATACGGCGAGTGGAAGCGGGTTATCGGTTGGAAGATCCTTGTAGGAGTGAACCGCTACATCTATCTGTGATTTCAGAAGCGCATCATCGAGTGCTTTGGTGAATACGCCTTTCCCGCCCATTTCAGTCAGCGGTGTGGTGAGATCCAGGTCGCCTTCCGACTTTACAAATACAATCTTTGTGGGGTGACCCTGTTTTTGAAGCTCTTTTTCCACCTGATGCGCCTGCCAGGTTGCAAGCTCGCTGTCGCGCGTTCCAATCCGGATCGGGGAAGCGTCACTCATGTCTGTTTTCCGATTCCAGCTTGAACATACGCGCCACCATTTCCGCCACCTCATCCGAATTGTGGTGATCTCTCAGATGTTCAATGCTGTATGCCGCAATTTTGTTGACAATGCGGCGGGTGAGGTTCTCAATTTTGTCGTAATCGTCGGTCTCGATCTTGTTACGGAAAAAGTTGAGCTCATCTTCGCGAATGGTTTCAAATTTCCTGGTAAGCGCCTTGATGGTCGGAACTACCCGCTGCTCATTGAGCCACAGCTTGTAGTCGGAAAACTCTTCAGCGAGGATATTTTTGACAGCCGGCACCTCCTGCTCGCGCTGCCTGTATGCCTCATCAGTCACATCGCTGAGCATATCCATGTTGGCAACATCGATAAAATGGAGTGAAGCAACCTCTGGATCGATGTTTCGGGGAACGGAAAGGTCCAGCATTACCCTGAACTTCGGGTCTTTCAGCGACGGTTCCATGTGTTCCATGCAGATCACCGGTTCGGAAGCTCCGGTAGCCACAATTACCAGGTCGGCTTCAGCGATCTGTTCCGGAAGATGGTCCATGTCGGCCACCTCCAGGTTGAATTTATCTGCAACAAATTCTGCACGGTCGCGTGTGCGGTTTACC is from Rhodohalobacter mucosus and encodes:
- the hemC gene encoding hydroxymethylbilane synthase, which codes for MSDASPIRIGTRDSELATWQAHQVEKELQKQGHPTKIVFVKSEGDLDLTTPLTEMGGKGVFTKALDDALLKSQIDVAVHSYKDLPTDNPLPLAVSAVMEREDPRDSLVAPKGTGFLNDDSISAIIATSSNRRKAQWLHRYPGHEITNIRGNVNTRLRKVRENEWHGAIFAAAGLKRISLDHHISEYLDWMVPAPAQGAMAVMVREEDERMIEITSILNHKETELCTRLERELLNELEGGCSAPVGAFAWIEGDEVILHAVVLKIDGSLQYDIEVKAPVEESEEMGRHAARNLLAQGADKLVEDMRKQQ
- a CDS encoding uroporphyrinogen-III synthase — protein: MSATQSILVTREMSDDQRELAKKIGLVLVEMPAISITYRDNWLSVQDTVRRAGKMVIAFTSANGVRGFERFRRAGLDLPENLRVYAVGGKTAEALFEAGWDKKDIRTPERQDGVGLAQLLADDFLNGEVPADTVVLHFCGNRRRDEFRQYLKESNVQVRDIVVYATDLNEMELPDNLNTFEAILFYSPSAVQAFRNSGGFTRNGLPELFAIGSTTAEELSIESGKHVHISPQPDTEMFLKFVAKLMEDI